The proteins below come from a single Solea senegalensis isolate Sse05_10M linkage group LG2, IFAPA_SoseM_1, whole genome shotgun sequence genomic window:
- the LOC122765498 gene encoding pleckstrin homology domain-containing family G member 3 isoform X3, which translates to MPEGSHSALHQSPMGEESLQLSSPLCTSEHDQTNIDLGSDCFSRLCAEPLDGEGERPVSLVSTLSSDSSRDSHSLFGSTIALPSSTTPPLPCGEDIDLELSPAEGSREQTGDQSPTLASTRSRWQERLESRAIGNQWNNNNAASNRKASPDIPHIPDLPVVTGTMAPNPKLTYVDRVVMEIIETERMYVKDLRSIVEDYLAHIIDMSNLPIRPEQVCALFGNIEDIYEFNSELLQSLDMCEYDPVAIARCFVDKSEYFEIYTQYCTNYPNSVAALTDSMRNKTLAKFFRDRQAALKRSLPLGSFLLKPVQRILKYHLLLQEIAKHFDPDEEGYDVVQEAIDTMTGVAWYINDMKRKHEHAVRVQEIQSLLINWKGPDLTTYGELVLEGTFHVLRAKNTRTLFLFERMLLITKKRGEHYVYKVHISCSTLMLLDSAKDPLLFSVIHFKHPKQPHTVQAKSIEEKRVWAHHIKRLILENHNTIIPQKAKDAILDNSNYQGKHQYSPERLSRAESCQADDFYLGGRKGRRRSEPAKQIMRSTKAVLKDDHNRDMSDSTLREESETYGEEEEHADVAVKKKRSTQVNVEKHQAKKSDHLEMHYSQSPKSPVSPASQDSDATECQDTSRETGEEEEGGESDTSSLQVEETSVITNGELSEEEEDVLVCKSILPSSVLDQASVIAERFISSLSRRSSLVSEDLGSLACPSPSADNEVFKSPSACIDLEKQTQMFDSSTPEPQATSEAHRSTPAHGPALNVFTEGERRSTLSKQDRLLIHKIRRYYEHAEHQDAAFSIKRRESLSYIPAGLVRHLSQQLNSVPQEKAVPVHKKVLSRNRPTSWSVFDLPGLEKSRNTENCRKSETQKEVEVKARSQSISEASATEEEFRPSSDMLKVWQDMEMEEESQEVQQPEEEEVDDVKLEAAKDTSLDSLDNETDEQPQHNLEEHELCTASDSSSVSSPDTTSRPTQVESGQESKPSKTFVTQENNHVCHEQLPKSISFRTSIDEDQILQDMGKMKNKVFQLARQYSQRIKNNRPMVWQRNRDTANQQSFKNISTVHEERMQLRKKGKHNLRLPLIACDQMVIHEVRSPSPVQTPNSCSSSQSTVSCPQSPQADTFHWPHVQELRSKYTSPSKITRSCTDGLLESCRNVCNGCSHTYSSSSDLHKDLSDFPRTHSESCSVVEGRPPLQPLLCRWNSLDHMLGSLPLHEVQNLQEPMRTNLHDGDRLTQDDMDCAEKCDILSSGKMSESNLVKSLREKFQSLSTGS; encoded by the exons AATCTCTTCAGTTGTCCTCGCCCCTCTGCACAAGTGAACATGACCAGACAAATATTGACCTGGGCTCAGACTGTTTCAGCCGGCTATGTGCGGAGCCACTGGACGGAGAGGGTGAACGTCCAGTGAGCCTGGTGTCCACCCTGTCCTCTGACTCGTCTCGCGATAGTCACAGCCTTTTTGGCAGCACCATTGCTCTTCCTTCCTCTACCACGCCGCCCTTACCGTGCGGGGAGGACATAGACTTGGAGCTGAGCCCAGCCGAAGGTAGCAGGGAGCAGACTGGAGACCAGAGTCCCACCCTCGCAAGTACCAGGAGCCGCTGGCAGGAGCGGCTGGAGTCCAGGGCGATCGGCAACCAGTGGAATAACAACAACGCCGCCTCCAACAGGAAAGCAAGTCCTGACATTCCTCACATCCCTGATTTGCCAGTCGTCACAGGCACTATGGCGCCCAACCCGAAGTTGACCTATGTAGACCGTGTTGTCATGGAGATAATTGAGACAGAGCGCATGTATGTGAAGGACCTGCGCAGCATTGTAGAG GACTATTTGGCTCACATTATCGACATGAGCAACCTTCCCATACGACCAGAACAAGTGTGTGCCCTGTTTGGAAACATAGAGGACATCTACGAGTTTAACAG CGAACTATTGCAGTCTTTGGACATGTGTGAGTACGACCCCGTGGCCATAGCCAGATGCTTTGTAGATAAG AGTGAATACTTTGAAATTTACACTCAGTATTGCACCAACTATCCAAA TTCAGTGGCTGCGCTGACCGACTCCATGAGGAATAAGACTTTAGCCAAGTTCTTCAGGGATCGACAGGCCGCCCTGAAACGCTCCCTCCCTTTGGGCTCGTTCCTGCTCAAACCAGTTCAGAGGATCCTGAAATATCATCTGCTACTGCAG GAAATCGCGAAGCACTTTGACCCAGATGAGGAAGGCTATGACGTGGTGCAGGAGGCCATAGACACCATGACAGGAGTGGCCTGGTACATCAACGATATGAAGCGGAAACATGAACATGCTGTGAGAGTGCAG GAGATACAGTCTCTTCTGATCAACTGGAAGGGTCCTGACCTGACCACCTATGGAGAGCTGGTGCTGGAGGGCACCTTTCATGTCCTGAGGGCAAAGAACACCCGGACGCTCTTCCTCTTCGAAAGGATGCTCCTCATTACCAAGAAAAGAGGGGAGCACTATGTCTACAAGGTTCACATCTCG TGTTCCACCCTAATGCTACTTGACAGTGCCAAGGATCCCCTGCTCTTCAGTGTCATCCATTTTAAGCATCCCAAGCAACCCCATACAGTGCAG GCCAAGTCAATAGAAGAGAAGCGAGTCTGGGCCCATCACATTAAGAGACTCATTCTTGAGAACCACAACACCATCATCCCTCAGAAG GCAAAGGACGCCATACTGGACAATTCAAACT ACCAAGGGAAGCACCAGTACAGTCCTGAGAGGCTGAGCAGAGCTGAGTCCTGTCAGGCAGATGATTTCTATCTCGGTGGACGAAAGGGTAGAAGAAGATCAG AGCCTGCGAAACAAATCATGAGGAGCACAAAAG CCGTGTTGAAG GACGATCACAACAGAGACATGAGTGACAGTACGCTGAGAGAGGAGTCGGAGACTTAcggggaggaggaagaacatGCGGACGtggctgtgaaaaaaaaacgatCCACACAG GTCAATGTGGAGAAGCATCAAGCAAAGAAGAGTGATCATCTGGAGATGCACTACTCCCAGAGTCCGAAGTCTCCCGTCTCGCCTGCTTCACAAGACTCAGACGCCACAGAATGTCAGGATACCTCGAGAGAAactggagaggaggaagaaggcgGAGAGAGCGACACCTCTAGTCTCCAAGTGGAGGAGACGAGTGTAATAACAAATGGGGAGctctcagaggaggaggaggatgtgttgGTCTGTAAAAGCATCCTACCATCGTCCGTGTTGGACCAGGCGAGTGTGATAGCGGAGCGCTTCATCAGCAGCTTGTCCAGACGGAGCAGTCTGGTTTCAGAGGACCTGGGTTCCCTCGCCTGCCCCTCACCGTCGGCAGACAATGAGGTCTTCAAAAGTCCCTCTGCCTGCATAGACttggagaaacaaacacaaatgtttgacAGCTCCACTCCAGAGCCTCAGGCAACCTCAGAGGCACACCGGTCTACACCCGCACATGGTCCTGCACTGAACGTCTTCACTGAAGGAGAACGGAGGTCCACGCTTTCCAAACAAGATCGCCTCCTCATCCACAAGATCAGGAGATACTACGAGCATGCAGAACACCAGGATGCAGCTTTCAGCATCAAGCGCAGGGAAAGTCTCTCCTATATCCCAGCAGGTCTGGTGAGACACCTGAGCCAACAGCTGAACAGCGTTCCTCAGGAGAAGGCTGTTCCAGTCCACAAGAAAGTCTTATCTAGGAACCGACCCACTTCCTGGTCTGTTTTTGACCTTCCTGGACTAGAAAAGAGTCGAAACACTGAAAATTGTCGGAAAAGTGAAACACAGAAAGAAGTGGAAGTAAAGGCTAGATCTCAGAGCATCTCTGAAGCCTCAGCCACAGAAGAAGAGTTCAGACCCTCATCAGACATGCTCAAGGTCTGGCAAGACATGgaaatggaggaggagagcCAGGAAGTCCAACAGCCTGAAGAGGAGGAAGTTGATGATGTGAAATTAGAAGCAGCAAAGGACACAAGCCTAGACTCTCTAGATAATGAAACTGATGAGCAACCACAGCATAATTTAGAAGAGCATGAATTATGCACTGCCTCAGACAGCTCCTCAGTCTCATCACCCGACACAACTTCACGACCCACACAGGTGGAATCTGGTCAAGAGTCTAAACCAAGTAAGACTTTTGTGACACAAGAAAATAACCATGTCTGCCACGAGCAGCTACCAAAGAGCATTAGCTTCCGAACGAGTATTGACGAGGACCAGATCCTGCAAGACATGGGaaagatgaaaaacaaggtGTTCCAGCTGGCTCGTCAGTACAGCCAGCGCATCAAGAACAACAGACCTATGGTCTGGCAAAGGAACCGAGATACAGCGAATCAACAGAGCTTCAAGAACATTTCTACTGTCCATGAGGAGAGGATGCAGCTGAGGAAGAAAG GCAAACACAACCTGAGATTGCCCTTGATTGCGTGCGATCAGATGGTCATCCATGAAGTGCGCTCCCCAAGTCCAGTCCAGACTCCCAACTCTTGTTCCAGCTCTCAGAGCACAGTCTCCTGCCCACAAAGCCCACAAGCAGACACTTTCCACTGGCCCCACGTGCAGGAGCTGCGCTCCAAATACACCTCGCCCTCAAAAATAACCCGTAGCTGCACAGACGGGCTGTTGGAGTCCTGCAGGAACGTGTGCAATGGCTGctcacacacgtacagtagCTCCTCAGACCTTCACAAAGATCTGTCGGACTTTCCGAGAACACATTCTGAAAGTTGTTCTGTAGTCGAGGGCAGGCCCCCGCTTCAGCCCCTGCTGTGCAGGTGGAACTCTTTGGACCACATGCTCGGGTCTCTTCCTCTCCATGAGGTACAGAACCTTCAGGAACCCATGAGGACCAACCTCCACGACGGGGACCGTCTCACCCAGGATGACATGGACTGTGCAGAAAAGTGTGACATCCTGAGTTCAGGGAAGATGTCAGAAAGTAATCTAGTGAAAAGCTTACGGGAGAAGTTCCAGAGCTTAAGCACAGGCTCGTGA
- the LOC122765498 gene encoding pleckstrin homology domain-containing family G member 3 isoform X1, protein MPEGSHSALHQSPMGEESLQLSSPLCTSEHDQTNIDLGSDCFSRLCAEPLDGEGERPVSLVSTLSSDSSRDSHSLFGSTIALPSSTTPPLPCGEDIDLELSPAEGSREQTGDQSPTLASTRSRWQERLESRAIGNQWNNNNAASNRKASPDIPHIPDLPVVTGTMAPNPKLTYVDRVVMEIIETERMYVKDLRSIVEDYLAHIIDMSNLPIRPEQVCALFGNIEDIYEFNSELLQSLDMCEYDPVAIARCFVDKSEYFEIYTQYCTNYPNSVAALTDSMRNKTLAKFFRDRQAALKRSLPLGSFLLKPVQRILKYHLLLQEIAKHFDPDEEGYDVVQEAIDTMTGVAWYINDMKRKHEHAVRVQEIQSLLINWKGPDLTTYGELVLEGTFHVLRAKNTRTLFLFERMLLITKKRGEHYVYKVHISCSTLMLLDSAKDPLLFSVIHFKHPKQPHTVQAKSIEEKRVWAHHIKRLILENHNTIIPQKAKDAILDNSNYQGKHQYSPERLSRAESCQADDFYLGGRKGRRRSEPAKQIMRSTKAVLKHADSEGALLGDRCSLQPATSVSTLASVLGEPQAETPCVDHLIPRRDSLEQLSSIDSGPKLGSSPSEGGMELEKAEENDEEEGDSYKEDILMGDDQVADFASSVLAAISCWHYRAKALLSTHFTTDDHNRDMSDSTLREESETYGEEEEHADVAVKKKRSTQVNVEKHQAKKSDHLEMHYSQSPKSPVSPASQDSDATECQDTSRETGEEEEGGESDTSSLQVEETSVITNGELSEEEEDVLVCKSILPSSVLDQASVIAERFISSLSRRSSLVSEDLGSLACPSPSADNEVFKSPSACIDLEKQTQMFDSSTPEPQATSEAHRSTPAHGPALNVFTEGERRSTLSKQDRLLIHKIRRYYEHAEHQDAAFSIKRRESLSYIPAGLVRHLSQQLNSVPQEKAVPVHKKVLSRNRPTSWSVFDLPGLEKSRNTENCRKSETQKEVEVKARSQSISEASATEEEFRPSSDMLKVWQDMEMEEESQEVQQPEEEEVDDVKLEAAKDTSLDSLDNETDEQPQHNLEEHELCTASDSSSVSSPDTTSRPTQVESGQESKPSKTFVTQENNHVCHEQLPKSISFRTSIDEDQILQDMGKMKNKVFQLARQYSQRIKNNRPMVWQRNRDTANQQSFKNISTVHEERMQLRKKGKHNLRLPLIACDQMVIHEVRSPSPVQTPNSCSSSQSTVSCPQSPQADTFHWPHVQELRSKYTSPSKITRSCTDGLLESCRNVCNGCSHTYSSSSDLHKDLSDFPRTHSESCSVVEGRPPLQPLLCRWNSLDHMLGSLPLHEVQNLQEPMRTNLHDGDRLTQDDMDCAEKCDILSSGKMSESNLVKSLREKFQSLSTGS, encoded by the exons AATCTCTTCAGTTGTCCTCGCCCCTCTGCACAAGTGAACATGACCAGACAAATATTGACCTGGGCTCAGACTGTTTCAGCCGGCTATGTGCGGAGCCACTGGACGGAGAGGGTGAACGTCCAGTGAGCCTGGTGTCCACCCTGTCCTCTGACTCGTCTCGCGATAGTCACAGCCTTTTTGGCAGCACCATTGCTCTTCCTTCCTCTACCACGCCGCCCTTACCGTGCGGGGAGGACATAGACTTGGAGCTGAGCCCAGCCGAAGGTAGCAGGGAGCAGACTGGAGACCAGAGTCCCACCCTCGCAAGTACCAGGAGCCGCTGGCAGGAGCGGCTGGAGTCCAGGGCGATCGGCAACCAGTGGAATAACAACAACGCCGCCTCCAACAGGAAAGCAAGTCCTGACATTCCTCACATCCCTGATTTGCCAGTCGTCACAGGCACTATGGCGCCCAACCCGAAGTTGACCTATGTAGACCGTGTTGTCATGGAGATAATTGAGACAGAGCGCATGTATGTGAAGGACCTGCGCAGCATTGTAGAG GACTATTTGGCTCACATTATCGACATGAGCAACCTTCCCATACGACCAGAACAAGTGTGTGCCCTGTTTGGAAACATAGAGGACATCTACGAGTTTAACAG CGAACTATTGCAGTCTTTGGACATGTGTGAGTACGACCCCGTGGCCATAGCCAGATGCTTTGTAGATAAG AGTGAATACTTTGAAATTTACACTCAGTATTGCACCAACTATCCAAA TTCAGTGGCTGCGCTGACCGACTCCATGAGGAATAAGACTTTAGCCAAGTTCTTCAGGGATCGACAGGCCGCCCTGAAACGCTCCCTCCCTTTGGGCTCGTTCCTGCTCAAACCAGTTCAGAGGATCCTGAAATATCATCTGCTACTGCAG GAAATCGCGAAGCACTTTGACCCAGATGAGGAAGGCTATGACGTGGTGCAGGAGGCCATAGACACCATGACAGGAGTGGCCTGGTACATCAACGATATGAAGCGGAAACATGAACATGCTGTGAGAGTGCAG GAGATACAGTCTCTTCTGATCAACTGGAAGGGTCCTGACCTGACCACCTATGGAGAGCTGGTGCTGGAGGGCACCTTTCATGTCCTGAGGGCAAAGAACACCCGGACGCTCTTCCTCTTCGAAAGGATGCTCCTCATTACCAAGAAAAGAGGGGAGCACTATGTCTACAAGGTTCACATCTCG TGTTCCACCCTAATGCTACTTGACAGTGCCAAGGATCCCCTGCTCTTCAGTGTCATCCATTTTAAGCATCCCAAGCAACCCCATACAGTGCAG GCCAAGTCAATAGAAGAGAAGCGAGTCTGGGCCCATCACATTAAGAGACTCATTCTTGAGAACCACAACACCATCATCCCTCAGAAG GCAAAGGACGCCATACTGGACAATTCAAACT ACCAAGGGAAGCACCAGTACAGTCCTGAGAGGCTGAGCAGAGCTGAGTCCTGTCAGGCAGATGATTTCTATCTCGGTGGACGAAAGGGTAGAAGAAGATCAG AGCCTGCGAAACAAATCATGAGGAGCACAAAAG CCGTGTTGAAG CATGCAGACAGTGAGGGTGCACTGCTGGGGGATAGATGCTCCCTTCAGCCAGCCACTAGTGTCAGTACGCTGGCTTCCGTTCTTGGCGAGCCCCAGGCTGAGACGCCATGTGTGGACCACCTAATTCCTAGGAGGGACTCTCTGGAGCAGCTAAGTTCCATTGACAGTGGCCCGAAACTGGGTTCTTCGCCCAGTGAGGGGGGGATGGAGCTGGAGAAGGCAGAGGAAAATGATGAGGAAGAGGGGGACAGTTACAAGGAAGATATACTGATGGGAGACGACCAGGTAGCCGACTTTGCCAGTTCAGTGCTGGCAGCCATCTCCTGCTGGCACTATAGAGCCAAGGCTTTGCTTTCTACTCACTTCACAACG GACGATCACAACAGAGACATGAGTGACAGTACGCTGAGAGAGGAGTCGGAGACTTAcggggaggaggaagaacatGCGGACGtggctgtgaaaaaaaaacgatCCACACAG GTCAATGTGGAGAAGCATCAAGCAAAGAAGAGTGATCATCTGGAGATGCACTACTCCCAGAGTCCGAAGTCTCCCGTCTCGCCTGCTTCACAAGACTCAGACGCCACAGAATGTCAGGATACCTCGAGAGAAactggagaggaggaagaaggcgGAGAGAGCGACACCTCTAGTCTCCAAGTGGAGGAGACGAGTGTAATAACAAATGGGGAGctctcagaggaggaggaggatgtgttgGTCTGTAAAAGCATCCTACCATCGTCCGTGTTGGACCAGGCGAGTGTGATAGCGGAGCGCTTCATCAGCAGCTTGTCCAGACGGAGCAGTCTGGTTTCAGAGGACCTGGGTTCCCTCGCCTGCCCCTCACCGTCGGCAGACAATGAGGTCTTCAAAAGTCCCTCTGCCTGCATAGACttggagaaacaaacacaaatgtttgacAGCTCCACTCCAGAGCCTCAGGCAACCTCAGAGGCACACCGGTCTACACCCGCACATGGTCCTGCACTGAACGTCTTCACTGAAGGAGAACGGAGGTCCACGCTTTCCAAACAAGATCGCCTCCTCATCCACAAGATCAGGAGATACTACGAGCATGCAGAACACCAGGATGCAGCTTTCAGCATCAAGCGCAGGGAAAGTCTCTCCTATATCCCAGCAGGTCTGGTGAGACACCTGAGCCAACAGCTGAACAGCGTTCCTCAGGAGAAGGCTGTTCCAGTCCACAAGAAAGTCTTATCTAGGAACCGACCCACTTCCTGGTCTGTTTTTGACCTTCCTGGACTAGAAAAGAGTCGAAACACTGAAAATTGTCGGAAAAGTGAAACACAGAAAGAAGTGGAAGTAAAGGCTAGATCTCAGAGCATCTCTGAAGCCTCAGCCACAGAAGAAGAGTTCAGACCCTCATCAGACATGCTCAAGGTCTGGCAAGACATGgaaatggaggaggagagcCAGGAAGTCCAACAGCCTGAAGAGGAGGAAGTTGATGATGTGAAATTAGAAGCAGCAAAGGACACAAGCCTAGACTCTCTAGATAATGAAACTGATGAGCAACCACAGCATAATTTAGAAGAGCATGAATTATGCACTGCCTCAGACAGCTCCTCAGTCTCATCACCCGACACAACTTCACGACCCACACAGGTGGAATCTGGTCAAGAGTCTAAACCAAGTAAGACTTTTGTGACACAAGAAAATAACCATGTCTGCCACGAGCAGCTACCAAAGAGCATTAGCTTCCGAACGAGTATTGACGAGGACCAGATCCTGCAAGACATGGGaaagatgaaaaacaaggtGTTCCAGCTGGCTCGTCAGTACAGCCAGCGCATCAAGAACAACAGACCTATGGTCTGGCAAAGGAACCGAGATACAGCGAATCAACAGAGCTTCAAGAACATTTCTACTGTCCATGAGGAGAGGATGCAGCTGAGGAAGAAAG GCAAACACAACCTGAGATTGCCCTTGATTGCGTGCGATCAGATGGTCATCCATGAAGTGCGCTCCCCAAGTCCAGTCCAGACTCCCAACTCTTGTTCCAGCTCTCAGAGCACAGTCTCCTGCCCACAAAGCCCACAAGCAGACACTTTCCACTGGCCCCACGTGCAGGAGCTGCGCTCCAAATACACCTCGCCCTCAAAAATAACCCGTAGCTGCACAGACGGGCTGTTGGAGTCCTGCAGGAACGTGTGCAATGGCTGctcacacacgtacagtagCTCCTCAGACCTTCACAAAGATCTGTCGGACTTTCCGAGAACACATTCTGAAAGTTGTTCTGTAGTCGAGGGCAGGCCCCCGCTTCAGCCCCTGCTGTGCAGGTGGAACTCTTTGGACCACATGCTCGGGTCTCTTCCTCTCCATGAGGTACAGAACCTTCAGGAACCCATGAGGACCAACCTCCACGACGGGGACCGTCTCACCCAGGATGACATGGACTGTGCAGAAAAGTGTGACATCCTGAGTTCAGGGAAGATGTCAGAAAGTAATCTAGTGAAAAGCTTACGGGAGAAGTTCCAGAGCTTAAGCACAGGCTCGTGA